GATGTTAGATATCTCATAGAAATTTATGTGATTAACATTTATTTATGAtgctgggtggtgtgtgtgtaacttaccAATTTGCATGTACAAGTCATGACGCACAATAATTAAGATACACTCATAAGATCCTGCCTCTGTGTTCCAGTTGATTGGTTTTGACTGTAAATTGTGAAATCAGTAGCCATTCATGATTTTGGCACTCACTTATACCATACATCTGTACATAGGGAAATCTATGTCCACTTATTTATGTTTCCAGGATTGAGTTGTGCTGGTTATGTCCCATCTTAAGTGCCATTATCACGTCTTCATTtggttcatgttttcttttacacATTTGACTTTCTCTGGTATACATTCTGGTGAAATTTTTCTCAATTTGGAAAGTTGTACAATATTTCAGCACATCGTTATCTTGCTAAGTGTCTTGCCATGACCTCTCAATATTGGGGTCAATGTTAACATGAGTCTTACCCATCTACCTTTTCCGGTTTTGCTATATTGTTTTGATGGTAAGGGAAGTAATGCATTCATCaagatttcttcttttcagaCTGTCATTAAAATTCTTATTTAAGAAAAGTTTGTCACCTATCCAACATGTTTGTGATGCAAGGCAGCAAGTGGCCAGGAGTCATGTCAGACTCATTAAAAGCCAATTTGTTTTCAGGTTGCCACCAAAGTTATTAGTAAAGTGTAAAATTGATGTACATTACTATGAAAAATCTTTCATCCacttggtgttgtttttatgaTGCCATGCAACTAGTGGGCAAGAATCATGTCAGATGCAAGACTTCTATTCCCTTTTCAGCTTTTCTATCCAAGTTGTTGACAAAAATAATACTGTATATTGACATTTATCATTTTAGAAAgcatttcatttgtttatttaatgttttatgttcaTTATGTGAAGCAACAAGTGGCCAGACTCATGAAAAccatcttttgttttgtttgcttgaAAATTATTGGCAAAACATAAAATGAATGTTGATTTCTAAACAAAAATTTTCATTTCATATACATTTATGATGGAAAACAAACAGTGATAAGATATTACCTATGTGGGACTCAAGATTTCTGTCATCTTTCAGGTTACTATCAaagtattaaaaagaaaatcttAAGAGAACCACAAGAATCCATGACTCAcaatttctattctcttttcagGTTGCCATCAAAATTatagataaaagtaaaatagacGCAGATAATTTAAGAAAAATCTTGCGAGAAATAGAGATCCTAAAGAAGTTGAGACATCCATACATCATCCGGCTCTATGAGGTGATGGAGACAGAGAGGATGATCTACCTGGTCACAGAGTATGCCAGCTGCGGGGAACTGTTTGGTGGGTGGTGCACTGCTTGCCCCTTCCTTGTGTCCTTGTCTCTGTCACTCTGTTCATGTCATGCTGTCTGCTATCTTCTTTTTGTAAGCCAgtacaagaaggaaagagtagGTTTCTATCTGCTGTAGTGTTCAAAAGTTGCTGTGCAACAGAAAGTGACATCTCAGATCTGTTTGTGGTGAAGTTGTGCAAGCAGACTTTATGAGTATTGTTATGTGGATAGGCAGATAATTTCTTGAGTTGTCATCTTCAGGAGGTTGTTATTCATATTGTAGTGTGCTGGCagattgttactattattgttgttgtgatttGTCAGATTATGTAGCGATGCACGgcaagatgagggagagggaagcacGGACAAAGTTCATGCAGATCGTGGCAGCGCTGCGGTATTGCCACAAGCAGGGCATTGTACACAGGGATCTCAAGGCAGAGAACTTGCTGCTAGATAAAGATTTAAATATCAAACTTGCAGGTGAGTCTTGTACACACATTACTGCTGTCTTGGCAAATGGACTGGGATACTGTActgtattatttgttattatgtgtgtgttttgttcttaCCTTGACTAAGTGTTCTTACCTAATCATATGTAACtagcttattttctttttgtaatagAATTTggaatcttttttcttttcttttccatcttttttggCCAGTCTCtcatatacataaaaaacaaatttTTCATATACATTTGCATGACATCATGATTCCAGCAGTAACATGTTCTTTTCAACCTCTAAGAAGTGACACTGACTTTCTTTGTATCTCTCTTCTTACAGATTTTGGGTTCAGTAATTTCTATACACCAGGCGTCTTGCTGTCCACATGGTGTGGCTCTCCGCCCTACGCTGCGCCAGAACTCTTTGAGGGGAAGGAGTACGACGGGCCCAAAGCTGATGTCTGGGTATTgctgactcactctctctctctctctctctctctctctctctctctctctctctctctctctctctctctctctctctctctctctctctctctctctctcatctttctgttaatacaaagaaatacaaggaaatacaaaaggaatcccaaacagcaacagatcctGAGGCCCTTTTTAGGTTGTTTAAATAACTTTTCTATTCTATTACTAAGAGAGAgactagaaagaggaaaagacaggaCAATACAGAAGAGACATAACAGTACACAAGGATCAACATGCAGTAACACCCTCTCTCAGCAGCAATGTTTCACTTCCTGATGGTGATTGTTTTGTCTTCGTCTTCGCAGAGCCTGGGAGTCATtctgtttgtgttggtgtgcgGGTACCTGCCTTTCGATGCCAAAACCTTACAAACCTTAAGGTCTATTGTGGTTGCTGGCAAGTTTAGAATACCTTATTTTATGTCCTCAGGTGAGTCACTGATCTGTTGAGACTCCTTCCAACTTCTGGTATATAGCTCTAACTTTATCTTCTCAGGTAGGTCACTGCTCTGTTCATTGATGCCTCCTTCTAAGTCCTGTTTTTTGGTGGGCTCTAGAACTCTATGCCTGTGATTAAGTTTTGTGTAGTGTTTTGCTCTAGTTTAAAGTCACAATAAGGAGAAAATGCAGGAGATTTGTTCCTTCCTATGACTCAAActgttattttttactttacatCTCTGCCTTTCCCTTACATGATTACATTTTTCGGAATGACAATATTCAgctgttttattttccctctgatAAGTTACAAGGATGTTTTTATCTCCTGTTATGAAATTTTTGGAAGTgatattataattttttaagCCTTGTAGAAAATTGTACTTTCCATAATATGAGAATTtgtcttttcattatcttctttgtcttgtttgtaGATATTATATAGTACTTTCTACCATTCATGGTTTGATTAAACAGATTTTGCTGCAAGTTAATTGTAATGTGAATTATTAGTGTCTTGTAACTGTTAGGGTGAACAAGAtggggttaaagaaaaaaatgttgatagtTAACATTGTCATCCTTCTTACCATGCAACTTGTAATTGAATAAGAACACAAgataatgagggaagctgcaggaagccatcaagCCTCCACATATGTTCCCTATATGAAATGAAGCATGCCTAACAATTTATATCTAGCATCCTCATTCATAAACTTGTCTAATTCATTTTTTAAAGATCTCTCATGattattccattcatctacttatctatttgtgaaccaatttcttcctatctttttaaaTCTTATCGAGCTTGAACCCATTACTATTTTTCCTGTCCTGATTACTGACCATGAAGAGTCTGCTTACATCATGAAGGTGATTGTTGGTGTGTTGCTTCCAGATTGTGATAATCTAATAAGGAAAATGCTGCAGGTGGACCCAGAGAGAAGAATCAGCATAGAGAGAATAATGCAGCACAGGTGGATAACAATGGTGAGTCAAGGGTGCTTGTGAAATTTTtggccatttatttttttctttcttttcttgctgcattccttctcttttcttaaccATGTCAGGAAAGTTGTTACAAGTCATCAGTCAGTCGTCAGCTACAAGTCATGATTGTATACAGGAATATATAAGAATAAGGGAAGCAGCAAGAAACCATCTGGCCTGCAAGTAGCAGTTGCTGTATGAAACATGCCTGCCAATTTCCCCTAACATCTCTATTCATAAATTTTTCTGATATATTAAAGTTCCATAATGACTTAGCATTGACAGCATGATTAGCGAGTCCATTCCATTAATTTCCCACTGTATGTCATGTTCTGTCACGTATGGCTCTATGTCCCGGCAGGAGGGCCTTGACTCGAAGATCAGGGAAATCCTACAGAAATACAACAGTGACGACTGCAACCGGTTGCCGCCTGACAACGACCAAGTGTTGGAACACATGATGCGCATTATTCCCAACCTTGACAGAGAGGAAATATTAAAGGTGACTCCTCCTTCCAGTtggccttccttcattccttccttccttgcttccttctttcttatgcaAGGGACGATGGAATTATTTTTTGATGTTCCTTTTCAGTGTGCATGTTTTGATGACTAATGTACATAGACTGACCTGCTCTCTCCTTGACCAGCTGATTGTAGTGATCTTGGTTGGCTCTTGCTTACATtatcttggtggtggtgtggcaagtttttcctctttagATGAACTATGATAAGGTGTGATTCAGCTTATTAAATTGAAGTAGAAGTTGATATTTTTAATAGATTAGTTTGATTTATGAAAATATAGACAgcatgatttattttcttgatgcTCCTattggtagtttgagggattgaaGTTTGAAGAGTgttctaataaaaaaataacagtttTATAAAGGACTGCATTTTTCTAAATACAATAATGAAGTAGCTTTTAACACATTGTAGTCTTGAAGTTGAGTAACTTGGTGCCAAGGAACAGGAAGGGCGGGAGGCGACACAAGAAGTCTCTCGATGGTACCAAACTGGAGTCTTTGAGGATCCTTTGCTTGTTAATGGTTTTTTGTAGTGAAATGCATGCCGAGTGTGGTAGGTAGGTGACGATACTAACTTTCTGTTACTGCGACTTCCCCAGTGTGTGCATGGGATGAAGTTTGATCACATTAGTGCCATATACCACCTCCTGGAAGAACAGGTGGCCGAGGCAACGCAAGCTCCTTCCTCGACCCCTGCCATCCCCCTCTACCCCCAGACCCTCCCAGTCATGTCTGCCCATCACAGAAAGTCATCCATCACAACAGGTGAGACCTGCACACTTGCCAGGCCCACAGGTCACTGGTGCTGTGCTTTTTAGGGCTgtaatctgaaacacttctgagcCATACCTCTAGTACATTCAAGAGGCTGTAGATATGAAGCAGCACaggttttcaagtttttttcatGGCTATAATGACAGATTGACGAGATTTATactattaattggagaaacacacttgagaatCCAGCTAATAATTTGTAGCCTTTGAATATGGTtgtggtaagaaaaaaattattcagAATATGGATCTTAACCCAATGATTGGTTACATTATCTGGTCATCCCTAGTGATCTATAATGAAATCTTAAAGAATTGCTCACAGGTGCTGCTTCTCATGGGAAAAAGCATGTGACAGAAAGCAAGGTTAGATGTACAAAACTAGTGCTTAAAatattacttttgttgttgtcagtggATTGTTGTGACTTGTGTGCAGTtcagagatagtgtgtgtgtgttcctttattGCCTGGATGATGTTAGACTGTCATTgtgttggtagtgatggtggctgtAATAAGAGATATGACTAGGATGGTGACAGAATGTTCTTACAAGTGAGGTATTGTTTTGAGAAAATTTACTCAGACCAAAACTGTCCAGTGAGTCAGTATTCCCTGTGGCAACTTGGTCTAAGCACACCTTGGGCAGGAAACATCTTAGTTACCATTAGTTGCATCTGACCAAACTTCCCGTGTCTCTAGGGTTTGTCGACAGAAGTCCCGTGTCGGACGCGGAGGACACCACCCAAGTCACTGTGCCTCTCTTCTCATGTTCCCCGGTGCCCCAGAACCTGCCAGCCCTCCAAGATCCCTACCAGCCGTATTTGGAGAAGGTGAGTCAGTTGGGGTCTTCATGGATCAGCTAGAGTCAGCAGGAGTCATCTCTTTTTAAGGTTGGGCTGTGAGAGTTGGGCAAGAGACATCCTTCAATTTGGGATGGTACTTAAACTTTCTTTTGAGGACTTGCATTTCAatagttcttttatttcttggcCAGTGTCCCTCATACATATAAAAGATAGTTCTGGTTCGGGTCAGGAAGGTGATAAGCTTTTGCGTTGATGTATCTTAGTATGTAACTTTTAGCCTTATGTggattggttttatttttcttgtcagaATTTatattcttctcatctcttattttgttCTGCTTTTCTGTTTTGTATGCTAATTAATCTCTTTTCTCACCAAAaatggtgttttcatatttttattaagatcttgtgaaaataagaaagatggcTGCATTAAATTTTATTACTAATtcatattaatatatattttttttgctgtctTGGCTTACTTCATTTAGTTTCAGTTGTATTTCATATAAAACTATTGACAGTGATAGGTGGGAGTGCAGTCTGAAATATAAGAAACTATGAAATGATATTCTTTGAAAGGTTTACTAAGGACAACAAACCACAGCAGACACCTTGATGCTTCTTAGGCTGCTTGAACAGCAAATAGAATAGATAGAGCAGCAGTACATGAAACAGAACAGCAAGTAGAAGAAATAGGGCAGCAGTAAATGAGACAGGAAAGCAAATAGAAGGGATGGAATGTCATATTATAAAAGTGTAATCTGGCACTCATCAAGGGAAAGAGTTAACAATAATTTGCTGATGTATAACTAGCATGAATAATGTCTTGCCTTTCAGTACCGAGAGTTAGAAATCAGCGGAGAGTCGGACACAGAGGAGCCAAGTCAGCAGACTGTGGACAAGTACCTGTGTTCCCGGAGACACACGGTGGGGCCAGGAGACACACATCATGAGGAGGTGAGGACTGACAACAACCAGTGCGGCCTGCAAGCCGAGGGTGACCGGGTAGATGTTGTTAAGTGTGTCATAATTGTTGGTGTCCATGAGGCAGTCATGGTGTAAAGGGAGGGACCATAGAGAGGATGCTGCAAACATCTCACTTGCCATATATCCATGTTAGCACAGTGCATTGAGAGGCCTGACacctactccctctccctcctccaccaccatcaggaTATATACCGCCCGGCGTGCGGTCGTCCTCAAGGCGCTAAGGTAATGCGCTGTGCATTGATATACTACAAGTTTACaatcctttgtttgttttctctctcatctggcCTCATTGCGGTCAACCAGTGATAGTGTTGACACGGTCTGTTCAAAAAGTATCCAGCCTTAGTGGTCTTctgagaactgtgtgtgtgttgtcttgtaaTATTCTCACTTCACATGCTGTTGTGAAAAAACTTCATGTGGTGTTAATGTGTCAAAAACAAATTATTTTGCAAGTTTTAACATGCTTGACAGTGAACAGTGTTGTGTATCATGAATATGTATGAGACATCCAATCTGTTAACAAACAGTAATACCAAGTGGCTCTGTCTCCTTTGTGAAGTAGTTCAGCACAAGAGGCCAAACCTGCAGCAGTCATGCAATCAGTAGTCACATGACTCATTGGTCACACCTGAAGCAGGGTGCATTGGCAAAGCATGAGATGATGTAGGTTCCTCATGCCTGCTGCTGTCCTTGCCTGTCTATTGTGGTGTGCATTGCtgaaggtgttttggtgttcaaGGCAAGAGACACGCTGAAGAATGCAAAGAGTcactggtggtgtgtgtggagtcATGAGTCTGCttgaaacagaaaatgaaaccaAAAGGTAAGTTACTTTTCCTCTGACATAAGGAAAGATACTTTTTGAACAGACCTCGTATTGCTGAGTCCTTGTGACAGTTTTAGGGACTTTGCTGTTCTGAGATCTAACCAAGAAGCATGATGACATTACTGCCATTCCAATGTATTATTTCTGCCTGGTTTTGAAGACAAGATGCTTGAGGGTTTTTGTGAGTGCTGAGAGTGACTTGTAAACCTTAGAAGTCAGCTCTACAAGTGAGctgtgtgtttatgtgagtgcgtgtgtatgtgtgcattttATGTGTTACtaacttcatttttattatcttccATATTTGACTAATGCATGTAAACATGCAATACAGTATTTAGAGAGTTGAGTGCAAGTTGTTGATTTGAATTTTATGTTTGATGAGCATTGCATGCAGTTTTTTCAAGCCCTAAAGGTACCCAGTATAGTTCTTTGGGTTACAAGACTGATGAGTGACCCTTGTTTTACTGAGTgacacttgtttttcttttgtatattgaaCATTTCTTCTGATGTGAGAAGAATGTGGCAGTAGGAGGAAATCAGTTGAGACAAGTATTTTCTCTCAATTGTTTAGATGTTGCTTCTTAAGAGAGTGAGGACAGTGCAGTAGCTTATACACTCTGAAGTAAGCAATAGTCTAAACATTATGGAATaaagtttttcttccttaccctATGTTACCTCTCACTGTCACATTAGATTCACTTGTGTCTCACACTCAGCAATCTGTCCCAGGTTTTTCCAGCTCCTGATCCATCCTTGTTTTGCCGGCAGGTGATGGAGGCTCACATGCGGGGGAACCTACAGTTGCTCGCCCCTGGAGGTGTTGGGGTGATGAGTGGCTACCAGACACCTCCAATGTCCCTCCTTCCTCAGACCAACCTGCCTCAGAACCTGCCACTGGTACAAAACTTGCCTCCACAGAACTTCTCTATCAAAGACCAACACCTCTTAAAACCTCCGCCATTCATGCAtgcaggtctgtgtgtgtggggcggggGGAATGTATTTGTGCATTTGCTACTAATTTAGTGTTGTAGGAAGTTCTTTTCATGTAATAATTTCAATAAATCACATGGAAATCCTTGATATAAATATTCTAAATGAGAATCTTGATATAGTATGTTACCATTCAATAAATTCTTCAGATGTCCTTGAAAATCTTGATCTTTATGTACAAGTTGTGGGAGTGAATGTGAGTGATGTGTATGTGTCCTGAGTCCTCATGATGTGCCTGCTTCTCACAGCTGGTGGCTTGGGCCGGCGAGCATCAGATGGAGGAGCAAATCTTCAGTTCTACTTCCGGTGCCACCTGCCTGAGGGGGGACTGAGCCAACCCAATAGCCATGAACAGATCACAAAGGTATGCACCATTCTTGTCTCACTCCACATCAtgacacctctcctctcctgaacTGTCTTCTTTTATACAGTGATGGCCTCATTTTCTgtcattgctgctgctggtgctatgTATACTAAACTGGTGATGCTACAAGTGATAGAGTTAACTTTTCACCAGGGTGGAGTATTGAGTTTTACTGAAATTCACAGGAGGATAGGCATAGGCTGAAAACTTATTGATATTATTTGATGATGCTGTCAGACTTTTAGATGATTTATTGCTATTTCTGAAAGTGTCACATTTTCCTGCCATTTATGATAATGTCTCTTTTTATTGACATGTTCAACTATTCTGCATGATGTGACATGTATATCTTGCACTGCATGAAGTGTATTTGGTGAACAGGAAGGGATATCTATTCCATGTGTGGTGAAGTTTGTTGTGTGGGTATGGTGCTTTTTGTACCTGgagaggagtgaatgaagtaCTGCTTGTGGCGAGGAGTGTGTGGAGTGCTTGTATCTGAAAAGGAGTATGTGTGTTGCTTGTAATGGCAGATATACTGTTGAATCTCAATAACTCAGACCCTGATAAATTGGATTTCGCGATTAGTCAGACTGACCGATCAGAGATTAtactgatttaaaaaaaaaaattttgaagtgTAAAAAAGCATTTGTCAAGATATTCACtcctaaagatttttcataatttaatccttgttttgctatttgtattgacatgaaattttcataCATGATTGTTTATTCAATGGTGACTTCTTGGAGTATGATATgatgataatgcatcagatTTTGACTActctagaaaatattattcactgTAGGTGAGGGTTCGGAATGAGCCATCAGCAGCGTCACAGTTTTACAACTGAACTGGACACTCTCGGAGTTGTTATTAGTGAATTGAATTGAGATAATGATGCTGTGAAACAATTATTACTGTCTTGTTCAGCTTTATACCTTTGTCTCAAAATAATCTTTTGTAAGGGTGCTTCTGTGAGAGATATAATTATGAtgtatagttgtgatgatgaaggtagtgaataaaaaaagtttgaaaagatcatagcagTTTCATGAtatagaaagaggatgaagaagtgtGGCAGTGAGAcatggggtgaggtgagggtttTGGAGGGAGAGATAACATGCTTGATAGTGACAGAGGGGAGACGCAGGTTCAAGGTCAAGCTGTCAGCCACAGCTCCCTCACaattatacatttatttcttgttgttttctcttcatgAAGTTTCTGATTATAATTCTATTAAATTTATTCCTGTAAGGAGTTCTTCTGAAAAGTAAAGCCAAATGACGCATGATCCCTCTTGACGCCTGGCCATGTCTGGGtcactgagtgagagagacacaCCAAAGGTTGAAATTtatcaagagagaaaaatgttcatataatttttttttgcatagacACAAGCATTAaatgatatataattttttagAGTGTGAGTCATGCTTTGGTGCAACCACatgagacatttaaaaatgacTTCCTGATGAGAAGGGTatttaataagagaaaaataaattacactATCTGAtaatttaatgataataataattgaggAATTTTGTATAAGTTGGACATTCGTGTTTCTTGGACCAATCTATCCCCCTTATTAGTCTGAGTCAGTGAGGGTCAACAGTATGTGTGAGCATTGTGTGGTGATTGttgtgccagatgtgtgtgtgtgaatgcagtGTGAAGTGCAGTCTGCAGTGGCAAGGACAAAATGGTGTGCAGGTTTTGGTATTGGCAGATTGGCCTAGTCCCTAGTAGTCTTGGGGGACACTCCCAGCCACTGCCTCAGCAGGACGACGACCTGCCGCCTCATCCTGATGAGGAGATTGACCCCAGCGATGTGGCCCAGTGAGTTGCCAGCAAGGGAACATAGGGAGGGTTGCTTAGTCTATTTATCATCAACACACAGACCATAGACATATTTGAATATCTTTAATATTGTAGCGTTCTCTAAGGGAAATATCTTATCCctcaaaaacaaaagaacacaggGGTGGGTCCATTTGAAACTAATTTTGTACATCATCATCTTGCAGAGCTTAGAAATATTTGAATATCTTGAATCTTGTTGTATGCTTTAAGTAGAAAGTCTCATCCCACAAGAGCTGAAGATTTTGGGTTTGTGTTGCCAGCAAGGGCACACAGGGAGGGTGTTGAGTCTTTATTTATAGAGTTTGGAAATATTTAAATGTGTATAATCCTTGAGAAATGTGTCATATCCCTCAAGAGCTGAAAGTTTTGTGCTAGTGTCTTTGCATACATGGCTTTCAATACACTAATCTGTATCAGGATGATGAAAGGGAATTCCAGCTTTGTAAAGAATTATGTAAATTTTCTATGGAAATTTTTTACaaaaagtagtagtactgtGTTGTGGATCTTTAACCATTAGTTTGTGATGTGTGATGAGAGGTATATTATGTATCACTTTTAGGACAGGATTACCACATTTCCAAGAGTTAGGCCTCACACACCATTCATACCTGTCAGTAGCTTCACATTACCTCACACATAGGTACCATTAACTGCTTGATATCAATGCTTCACACTTCTGGCTTCCTGTCAACAGCTATATGTCAGCTCGGGGAGCCAGCCAGAGAGTAACGCTGCCCCTGGTTAACCCCAAGGACCCACAGGAAGCCCAGAGGAAGATGCCGCCCAATCGTCACCGCAAGACTGGTCTGCCCATGGTGACTGAGCGACCTCCAGGTGAGATATAGGGCTGGTCACAtctaacaccacacacactgcccTCATCAAGTTCACCTCCCCATTGCTGTGTTCTTTGCACCATCTCAGTATTTTACTTGGACTATTATGACTTGTCCGTTTATGAATTATGGATAGTaacattttgttttttgtagcataatttgtttattttacttttttcttttatttattaatgttcGAGTATCTCAGTCATTTATGTTTGataatttaattttgtttacttatttatgctTGATGGTTTTTTTGTGTTATGGGATTACATCCATCTAGTGTTTGATGCACTTTTCCCTTTGATTAACTTTAGAGTCTGTGTTGAAGAGTAAGCATGCTGCTGTGTCTCATATGACTGCCTGCCATTGTGTTGTAGATCTATTTTGATATGTTACTTTccagttttacttttttttaatgttttcttctgatttctcattttattttacacttttttccttctttgaccCTCCTTGACCTGacgtcctcccctcccctcccctgccaCCCTGCCTGCCTCTGATGCCTGTGTGATGCCATTCACCAATTGCTGACTCTGCCCATATTTATTACTGTTAACTGCTTGCTTGACAACGTGCCAAAATCTGTCATCTCGCTCTCACGGAAATCCTTTTTGTACTGTGCTCCCATTCTGGTAACACATCACTGGAAAATTCTTTATTGACGTGATGGATGGGATCTTCACTTCTGTAAAAATGTTTTTCCTATTGTTTTGACCTTTGACTTAACAATCCTACCATTGGCACGGCCTTGCCCTCCATGTCGTCTCCTTCCTGTGACCACTCAGACATCAATCCGCAGCTCAGACTAGAGGCTGAGGCGCGGATGCAGAGGGACTACATGACATCCCACCTGCAGACCATGTGTAACAATGCCAGCATAATGGGAATGGCCCACACCGGAAGCATCACCTCAGGCACTTCAGGCACTGGCTATGCCATCATGCCTAGCATCATGACAGGCACCCCTCACCCTTCTTCCCAGGCCAGGCGCTTCTCCAacccttcctccacccctccacacaGTCTGGCCAGTCATCCCTATGGTGGCTACGGCTGCTCCTCCCCCCCCATTCAGCTCACCACCTGCAcctcatccttcacctcctactcctcctctccctcctcctcatcctcctcccttccctcctcccaccacccaaCGCCTTCCTCAGGCATTCCGtctcataacaacaacatcaacaacatcaacaacaacaacaacaacaattcctgGCCAAAGCACAGAGAACGCACTCGAAAGACCGGCCTTCCAACAGTCCTGGAAAATAACTGGGCTGTGTCATCCCCTTCCGAAGCAGCTGATAGCACCACAGTGGGTAATTATAGCGGGCCTTAGCCATGTTGTGGTGGTTGGACGTGGCGAATGTGGGGACTTATCTCTccctggtgatggtggcggtggtgg
This Portunus trituberculatus isolate SZX2019 chromosome 13, ASM1759143v1, whole genome shotgun sequence DNA region includes the following protein-coding sequences:
- the LOC123503171 gene encoding serine/threonine-protein kinase SIK2-like isoform X1, whose product is MATMEGSEQQAGSCNAERLVRVGYYEFEKTIGKGNFAVVKLATHKITQSKVAIKIIDKSKIDADNLRKILREIEILKKLRHPYIIRLYEVMETERMIYLVTEYASCGELFDYVAMHGKMREREARTKFMQIVAALRYCHKQGIVHRDLKAENLLLDKDLNIKLADFGFSNFYTPGVLLSTWCGSPPYAAPELFEGKEYDGPKADVWSLGVILFVLVCGYLPFDAKTLQTLRSIVVAGKFRIPYFMSSDCDNLIRKMLQVDPERRISIERIMQHRWITMEGLDSKIREILQKYNSDDCNRLPPDNDQVLEHMMRIIPNLDREEILKCVHGMKFDHISAIYHLLEEQVAEATQAPSSTPAIPLYPQTLPVMSAHHRKSSITTGFVDRSPVSDAEDTTQVTVPLFSCSPVPQNLPALQDPYQPYLEKYRELEISGESDTEEPSQQTVDKYLCSRRHTVGPGDTHHEEDIYRPACGRPQGAKVMEAHMRGNLQLLAPGGVGVMSGYQTPPMSLLPQTNLPQNLPLVQNLPPQNFSIKDQHLLKPPPFMHAAGGLGRRASDGGANLQFYFRCHLPEGGLSQPNSHEQITKIGLVPSSLGGHSQPLPQQDDDLPPHPDEEIDPSDVAHYMSARGASQRVTLPLVNPKDPQEAQRKMPPNRHRKTGLPMVTERPPDINPQLRLEAEARMQRDYMTSHLQTMCNNASIMGMAHTGSITSGTSGTGYAIMPSIMTGTPHPSSQARRFSNPSSTPPHSLASHPYGGYGCSSPPIQLTTCTSSFTSYSSSPSSSSSSLPSSHHPTPSSGIPSHNNNINNINNNNNNNSWPKHRERTRKTGLPTVLENNWAVSSPSEAADSTTVGRDNYKDSIYLTSDRYSPGGTTVRRASDSATFSLSNINQEFQKLQKHSGLTDAATQAELQRGHSLHWMGATSSPTPGQHGGASPAPGIISPCPPVSILAGSPCRSPLPSSPSPHHQPTLQQRISPAPSSPVPPTTPPSIPNSPLHHSGSSIEGTALSLSRLHLQPPSSPAGPRSPSHRQSPPLALSPQPSSPIALLSPGVPLSPPSPGLIPRSGPSPPPLGLDCIREEPPKGCHITHNVPQNIYTFAQNPQISITDESGGHVIIASSSDSSPDVSDDMDSMPFPSPPTPDHIPRLPHHSPQRLSKGLSLDSSPLPCVRDCDAEGPSITRGTAGVPASRRPSATDNNNVHRIRNERNLVRQNAIAGTQRYPMLITSMEFRHSFPPYSNGGVGESDIEMTDISTAGDQSPLVERSVIELELPKTGSGSFLLDLPTKWSGMAQEDLLGNIIHVLESRAPSIVREGVRDCGLSVRDPTGAQVDLEVHEGSAADSRALKMRRVSGDEDQYTQLCQQLIECMTT